The DNA region TCAAGCGCAACAAACCCACGAACCGGCGCTGAACGCGCGGCGGTCGAGGAAAGGAAGACGAATGGCAGGACGTCATGGCCGTCAACCGGCGGCGATTCGCCGCGTTTTGTCCAGATACGCCACCAAGCGCAGCGGCTTTGTCATCGCGGGTGCCTTCGTTGCGAGTCTCGCGGCCGCCGGGACGGCGGCCGCGGACGACTCCGGACCCGGGGCCAACTCGAGCGCGAGTTCTCCGGACTCGAGTACGAGTGCTCAGGGGAGCGTCCGATCGAGCACCAAGGCGACCCCCGGGAACCCAGGCGGCGCGAGCGCACAGCAGACGCGCACGGGCGGGGTGACCGCACATGACGCACCGAGGTCGAGCAACACCCAGATATCCGTCCGGGACAACGGGGACGGGACGAGGACGCTGACCAGCCAGCACAGTACCCACCGCTTCTCCTCGCCGGATCGGAAACCCGCGGGGGGACCGGAATCACCGGTCGGCGATGGTCCGGCATCGTCGCTCGGCGACGCGCTCTCCGGAGCGGCTGCGTCGTTGTCGGACGCTCCGGCTCCGGCTCCGGCTCCGGCGAATGACCGTCCGGCTCCGCCGCCTGCACCGGCTCCGGCACCGGCTGATGCTCCGCCACCGGCACCGGCTGATGCTCCGGCTCCGCCGCCCGCACCGGAACCGGCCGCTGATGCTCCGGCTCCGCCGCCTGCACCGGCTCCGGCACCGGCTGATGCTCCGCCACCGGCACCGGCTGATGCTCCGGCTCCGCCGCCCGCACCGGAACCGGCCGCTGATGCTCCGGCTCCGCCGCCTGCACCGGCTCCGGCACCGGCTGATGCTCCGCCACCGGCACCGGCTGACGCTCCGGCTCCGCCGCCCGCACCCGCCCCCGCACCGGCCGCCGATGCTCCGGCTCCGCCGCCCGCTGGCGCTCCGGCTCCGGTTGCCGAGCCCGAGCGTCACGCAGCCGACGGCCTCCCGGCGGCCGAGGCTCCGGCTCCGGCGCCTCCGGCTTCGGGGCCTGACGGCCCGGCTCCGGCACCGGCTGATGCTCCGCCACCGGCACCGGCTGATGCTCCGGCTCCGCCGCCCGCTCCGGCACCGGCACCGGCCGCCGATGCTCCGGCACCGCCGCCCGCACCCGCACCGGGGCCTGCTGGTCCCCCGCCGGGTGGTGGGGTTCCGGCTGCGGCACCCGCGGGTCCGCCGCCCGCACGTGCCAGTGACACTCCGGCCCCGGCTGCTCCGGCCCCGGCTGCTCCGACGCCTGCTGGTCCTCCGCCTCCCCCCGCTCCGGCGCCCGTCGCGGAGCCTGAGCGTCACGCGGCGGACGGTCTTCCGGCCGCCCCGGCACCGGCTCCCGTTCCAGCGCCTGCGGGCCCGGGGCCGGGGGCTGTGGCTCCCCCGCCGGGGGCTGTCGCGCCGACCGACCTCGGTGGTCTGCTCGGGGCCCCGCCTGCTCCCGCTCCGGCGCCCGTCGCGGAGCCCGAGCGTCACGCGGCGGACGGTCTTCCGGCCGCCCCGGCACCGGCTCCCGTTCCAGCGCCTGCGGGCCCGGGGGCTGTGGCTCCCCCGCCGGGGACTGTCGCGCCGACCGACCTCGGTGGTCTGCTCGGGGCCCCGCCTGCTCCGGCTCCGGCGCCCGTCGCGGAGCCCGAGCGTCACGCGGCGGACGGCCTTCCGGCCGCCCCGGCACCGGCGGAGCCGGGCCCGCTGCCTACGGCTCCGGGAAACATCCCCGATCAGGATTATCAGCGGGGGCCGGACGTCCTCGCGCCGACGTCCGAGGTGCCCGGGGTGGACGCCTACAAGCTTCCGCCGAATCCCGAGGGGAGCGCCACTTCCCCGTATTCGGCCAGTGTGTACCTGCCTGGCCATGTCGTCCCGCCCAGTGCGGGCCCCCTGCCCGAAGCCAGTTCGGACAACGGGCTGTTGAGCGCGTGGCACCCCAATATCAAGGGCCAGACGATGAGCATCCCCGTGAAGGAAGCGCCCACGTACGAGCCGACATACCGCGGGGGCAGCATCAAAACGCCGGGCAAACTCGGTTCCATCGACGTCTCCGTGGACCAGAGTTACCAGATTCGAGCGGTCGGGATGGAACCGGTGGAATCACAGCAGATGGTCACGCCGGACGGTCGCCCCGTCACGCGGGTCAACTACGAGTATCAGTACGAGGTTCGAAAGCGGACCGTAGGAACTGTGCAGGGCATCCACGGCTGGGGCGAGTCGGACTGGAAGCGCGTCTCGGCGGACGAGGTCGCCAACCTTGTCAGGAACGACAGAGTGGCGGCAGCGAATCTGCCCGGCAGGGAAGGGACATGACCGCCCGCCTTACGGCCCGAGCTGTCCGGTAGGCGCTCACTGAAGGGGGAGAAGTGCTTCTGGCCCGAGCGGTCAGAAGCACTTCTCGCCTCGTCACGGGCGCACGTGCTCGGCTCAGGGCTTGCGGGAACGCGCTGTCGACCGCAGTGATGCCGAACGTGGCGCGGTGAACTCCCCGTTGCTGTACGGCTTGTGGGGCTCCGCGCACCAGGGCGCGGCGTGCGACTGCTGGGCCGCACTACCGGCGGCTCTTCGCCGGCGCCCGGAGACCGGAAGGCAGGGACGCGACCGGTGAGCGTGGGTGCAACCGCTGTGGGTGAGGAGGTCGCGCCCGCTGCCGGCCGGTCCCGGCTCAGCGTCCGAACAGCGGCTCCAGCCGGGCGGCCGTCTCCCTGAGCGCCTCGCGCAGCGCCAGCACCTCCTCGCGCGACACCACGAAGGTGACGGTCGAGATGCTTACCGCGGCGGCCACTTGGTGCCCCGCTGTGCGTACGGGCACGGCGAGGCAGCGGACGTTGGCCTCGTTCTCCTCCTCGTCCAGCGCGTAGCCCTGTTCCCTTACCCGCGCCAGCTCCTCGTCCAGTGCGGCACGTGTGGTGATCGTCGCGCGGGTGCGGGACTCCAGGCCGACGCGTTCCACGAGGCCGTCGAGTGCGCCGGCGGAGAAGCCGGAGAGGACGCACTTGCCGATGGCCGTCGAGTGCAGGGGCTGATGCATGCCCACCCTTGAGGCCATGGCGAAGGGCTGGTCGCCCTCGACCTTGTGCGTGTAGACGATGCGGTCGCCGCTGCGCACCCCGACGTGGACGGTCTGGCGCACCTCCTTTTGAAGTTCGGTGAGTATGCGCTCGATTCCTCCGCCGCTGCCGGAACCGGTGACCGCGGCGCCCAGGGCGCGCATCGCGGGCCCGATTCCATAGCTGCCGCCTTCGTGTGCGACCGCCCAGCCCTCCTCGGTCAGTACGCGCAGCAGCCGGTGAGCGGTCGGCTTCGACAGCTCGGCCGAGGCCGCGAGCCCGGCGAGCGGGGCGGGCGTCTGCGACGAGCACAGCGCGTCGATCAGCCGGAGCAGCCGCCGCGGACCTGCGCCGTCGCCCTTCGGGGCGTCACCGCCGGGGGACGGATCGCGGGAGGTCGGGTCGGCCGAAGTCATTGACACCACCAGGCACTCTCCATAGGTTGCCGCCTGATTCTAGTTCCCGGAACTGCGTTCCGCGAGACGGAAAGCCAAGGTTTTCCGCGGTGGGGCGGACGACGTGAGGAGGCCGAAATGACTGCCCAGGCAGACGTGCGAAACCTCTCGGACGTCGCCGCCAGACACGTACTGGCCAGGCACGGAACGGACACCGGCCGCCGTACGGGATGGCTGATGATCTCCACGATCCTCATCGAGGCGTGGGACCTGTATGCCATCTCCTTCCTCCTGCTCTTCGTCAAGGAGGACCTGCACCCCAGCGCGAGCATGCTCGGGCTGGCCTCGGCCGCCGTACAGCTCGGGGCGCTCATAGGCGCGGTCTGCGGAGGCTGGTTCGCCGACAGGTTCGGGCGGCGGAAGGTCTTCATCACCACGATGGTGCTGTTCGTGATCCTCGCGCTGGCCCAGGCGTTCGCCACCAGCATGTGGGAGCTGGTGATCATCCGCTTCCTGCTGGGACTGCCGCTGGGGAGCGACATCTCCACCGGCTACACGTACATCATGGAGACGATGCCCAAGGGCAAGCGGGAAGTGATGGGCAACCGCTGGCAGGGCATGTTCGGCCTCGGCGAGATCGCCGCGATCGCCGTCATCACCGTGATGTACCTCAGCGGCATGGACCACAGCCTGCTGTGGCGCGTCGGTCTCGCTCTGGGCGCCGTGCCCGCACTCGTCCTGCTCATCGGCCGCCTGGACGTGCCGGACACCGCGCTGTGGCTCATCCAGCGCGGAAAGTTCAAGCAGGCCAAGGCAGTCGCGAAGAAGATGTTCGACGACGACCTGCCGATGCTGCCCGACGAGGACTTCACGATGGAGCGCCCGCGCACCCGTGACTTCCTCGCCGGCATCCGCGGGGACCCGGTGCGCAGGCGCGCCAGTGTCTTCGCGTGGATATCGAACGCCATGCAGGGCGCGGAGTTCGCCGCCTTCGCGTTCTATCTGCCGGTGATCCTGGTGCTCACCGGCGTCTCGGGGATCGGCGCGACGAACTTCATCACCGGGGGGATCTACGTCATCGCCACCGTGAGCGGATTCGTGGCGCCCGTCGTCACCCCGAAGCTGGGCCATCGCGGCGTCGCACGCTGGGGATTCGGCATGTCCTTCCTCTCCCTGCTGCTGGCCGCGCTCTTCCTCCACCTCGACTGGAAGCCGCTGGTGCCCCTCGCCGCTGCGGGCCTGATGTGGGGCCACTACTGGGCGGCGTCCAACGGCATGACCATCGCGTCGATGGTCGCGCCCAGCCGCTACAAGGCGACCGCCTCCGGCTTCGGATACATCTTCGTGAAGCTCGCCGCGTTCGTGACGATCTTCTTCTTCCCGGTCCTCTTCGAGGAGTTGGGGGTCCCGCTGGCCACCGTCATCGTCTCGGTGCTGTCGCTGACCGGCTATCTCGCCGCGACGTATGTGCTGCCCGAGGTGTACGGCTACGTGGAGCAGGAGGACGAAGCCGCGGGCGACCCGGCGGGCGGCTCCACGGGGGCCGACGCGGGCGGTGGCATGGGCGCCGGCACCGTGGACGCGGCCGCGGGCAGGGCGGGCGCCGCCAAGTCCCGTGCCGAGGAGGGCC from Streptomyces marispadix includes:
- a CDS encoding IclR family transcriptional regulator, which translates into the protein MTSADPTSRDPSPGGDAPKGDGAGPRRLLRLIDALCSSQTPAPLAGLAASAELSKPTAHRLLRVLTEEGWAVAHEGGSYGIGPAMRALGAAVTGSGSGGGIERILTELQKEVRQTVHVGVRSGDRIVYTHKVEGDQPFAMASRVGMHQPLHSTAIGKCVLSGFSAGALDGLVERVGLESRTRATITTRAALDEELARVREQGYALDEEENEANVRCLAVPVRTAGHQVAAAVSISTVTFVVSREEVLALREALRETAARLEPLFGR
- a CDS encoding MFS transporter gives rise to the protein MTAQADVRNLSDVAARHVLARHGTDTGRRTGWLMISTILIEAWDLYAISFLLLFVKEDLHPSASMLGLASAAVQLGALIGAVCGGWFADRFGRRKVFITTMVLFVILALAQAFATSMWELVIIRFLLGLPLGSDISTGYTYIMETMPKGKREVMGNRWQGMFGLGEIAAIAVITVMYLSGMDHSLLWRVGLALGAVPALVLLIGRLDVPDTALWLIQRGKFKQAKAVAKKMFDDDLPMLPDEDFTMERPRTRDFLAGIRGDPVRRRASVFAWISNAMQGAEFAAFAFYLPVILVLTGVSGIGATNFITGGIYVIATVSGFVAPVVTPKLGHRGVARWGFGMSFLSLLLAALFLHLDWKPLVPLAAAGLMWGHYWAASNGMTIASMVAPSRYKATASGFGYIFVKLAAFVTIFFFPVLFEELGVPLATVIVSVLSLTGYLAATYVLPEVYGYVEQEDEAAGDPAGGSTGADAGGGMGAGTVDAAAGRAGAAKSRAEEGP